TTTTTGTAATGCGTCTAATTTCTCTTTATTGCTGTTATTGGTTATGCGTATATTCGTTTATTCGGCTTGTTATCTGTTATTCGTTTATTTGGTGTATTTAGTTATTTTACTGCGATTTGGTTAGTTTCTTTCTCTATTATGTGACATAATTTACTTGGTTTTTTAATCTCCTGAAACTGTCCAAGGCTATGGTATAGCTCCGCCCCCTGAGTCCCAGATGTAAAAACGAATCTGAGTCTTTTTTGTAATATGGTTAGCGCAAACGTTTTTTAAATGAGTCATAGAAATTCTCATTTAACAGGCATTTTTTATTGTCATTTTATTTAATTTTTTTTCGATTTATGCAATAAAAGTAAATTTGCATATTGTAATGGATTTATTTCTTTGGTTTTGGTTGTTTCTAAAATTTGAATGGTAATGGCTGTTCGTCGCTGATTAGGTCGTTGAAGTTTTGGAAACTGGAAATTCCTGTCCAGATTTCTTTGAATGAGGCGAGTAGTCGTTTTCTGTAATAGGTTTTATCGTAGATTAATAGGTTTTGTGAGTTTTTACTTTCTATTCTTTCTTCTGTTTTGTATCTCTCTCCCTTTTGTTCTGATTTTTTATTTACTACCAAATATCGAATTTTTTCTCCTGCTTGGACGTGGATACCCATTTCTAATAAGTCTTTGACTGCCACCGCACTTGGTGCGTCTACACTGTAATCTCCTGGATCGTGAGAAGTGGATCTTAGTATGAGAAGATCTTTCCAGTAAACATCGCCTTTTGAGAGTGGGGCGTCATATTTTTTGAAGATTTCTAAAATCTCATCCTCTCTTGATTGCATGTCAGCTATCGTTTTAAACTGACACATCCACCGAATCATTTCCTGTTGGGCAGTTTTTATATAATAAGGATAGTCTTTTCTCCGTAAGGCGATGCCTCTTCCTTTGAAATTCCCATCGGTAAATCTTCCCATGTATCGGTTGGCAACTGGCATTTTTTCATTTTGAGTGGATGGTGGAAAAGATAACCAGGAGAAGATACCTTCTATATCCATTGTTATTTTTGTTTTTATTTTTATCGTTTTACATATTTCTAAAAGATGACTTTCTGAGATTGGTGATTTATCTTTTTTTTGAATGAAGATACAATCGGTAATTGCATGCACAAGGTTGTATCCATACTCTTCTGCAATTTCTTTTGCCAGAATTAATTTTTCTCTTCCGAAAGCTGTGACTGCTTCGTGGCTTTCTAGTTTCCCGAATTTTGCATTTCGGTAACCTAAATAGCCGAAAGAGGTAACCAACATCCATTTTAAACTGGATTGTTTTTGTTCTATATAATGTTTGTTGGTTTGACTTGGTTCTTTACATTGTTTTTTATAATGGGCTCTGCGTTCTATGACATGTGCAAGTGCTTCGGAAACAACACCTCTTCTTTTGTTACAGACTCGATATCCTAAAGATGGAACTATTTCTGTTTTGGAATCATCTTTGCAACACAAACAATTGATCGTTTCGGGAGATATATTGTGTGTAACCATCACCTTTGGATACATTTGAGAAAAATCTAATTGAGCAACATTTTCTAGTACAAATCCATTTTGAATATCTGCTTGAAAAACCAGTCCTCCTTTGTCGGCGTTTAAAAGATCCAAGGCTGTTTTTGGTGCCTCTAATGCACTTTTTTGCCAAGGGACAAGATAGTTCATGCGCAGTGCTACATCTACCTCAATATAGGTGAGTGCTTTTCCTGTTGATGCTCTTGCCATCTTTTGGATTGGTAAACGAGAGATACGAGCAAGCTCAATAATTCCCATAAGATCTGCTTCTTTGTAAACAAATCCGTTTTTTGAGTCTATATGCCATCGACCAAACAGAGGGTAGGACGGAGCTCTAAACACGATTGTCCCGTAAGTATTAAAACTAGTTCCTTGTGTTTGTATTGAACGTCTGATTGTGCTTGTTTTGTCTCTATCAAATTCTGTTGGTATATGATTTTCTTGTGAAGCTTTAAAGAGATAGGGAAATAGGATTTGGTCACCGTAGGAGGTGAGAACTATATCGGGATCATATTTTTTGAATAGTTGATTTAGTTTATGAATCAAATTCGTGGAATTGTCTGTTGGTATTTTATACTGATCGGAATCGGTTTCAACAATGAGTGTGTTGTGTTGGAAAGAGATCCTTTGGCTTCTTTCTAAGTAGAGAGAGACTGTCCTAAAGTTTGGGATTTCATAATCCAAATCATGGATATCTGATAAACACTGAATGTTTCTAATTTGGTTTTGGTTGTGTTTTGTTTCGTAACTTATTTCTAAATATGCTAGCGGGTAAATGTCTTTTTCGACCATATAACCCGTTGTGATTTCAATATCTGAATGATAGATATCGTATTTTCCGTAGAGATTAAAAAGTTTATTTGTGATTTTTGGTAGTAGTTGTGGTTTAGAAATTACTAATTTTAAAACTGAGACTGTTTTGTTTTCATAGAAGAGACGTTTTTCTGTAAAGGTGGGAATTTCTGCTAACGCGTTTAACTCATAAAATCGTTTTACTAATTTTTGAAGAATGTTTTTGGGTGCGTGGATGTAGATTGTTGGGAAAAATTCATCAGAAAATAATCGAAGTTCTCCCTCGAGAGACCTTAACCAAAGGTAGATTTTTTGTTCAGAGTGGTAGATATCAAACAAGTAACCCTTGAATGTTTCCATAGTCTTTTTACTTTAATGCGTAGTCACTTATCTGGGATTTTTTGTAGGTCTTTTTTGATTCCGTTCACTTCTTTTTTTAATTCTATGAGCATGGATAGGATCATGGAGTCAATTGGATATGGTAGAGAAGCCATAACACCAGCTTGTACTTGTAATTTGGATGTTCTCATTAGCTCATCAAAAATTTCTTGGTCCTGTCTTCGGAGAGACCTTCGAAAATCCGATAGATTTCCTTCTATCTGCATCATTTGGCGAGAGTAGGGGGCAATGGTTCTTCCCATGTTAAAATCCTGTGATTGAAGTTTTTCTTGTACGAATGCGAGAGAGACCTTCTTCCATTTTAAGTTCCCATAGGTTTTGGGTGGTTCGTAGTAGTTTTGGAAAAAAGATTTGAAAATTTTTATGTGTATAAGTCCAGGATTCGATGATGAGTAGCGGGACATTTTCGCAGGGAAATTTTTCTATAAATTCTAACATCCGGTTTAATAAAAATATACCTTCGTCTTCTTTGACATCGCCATCCAGAAATTGTTTACATGGAGCTAACAAGAAGTATATGGTATTTTCTTCTTTTAAACTTAGAATTGTTTTGAGTGCATCTAATATTTGATAGGGGGTGAAGGCCCTTTGGACTCTAATTTGTTCTAAAAACGGCTCTGGTTGTAAATTTTGTTTCCTGGTTTCTTCGGCAATAGTGAAGGGATTGAATCGAATGGCACAGTCTAGATTGAAAACCTGAAACCCAGAACAAACCATGGCATATTGCCAATAATGAGCCAGCCTGTACATTCCTCTTTCTCCGGTGAGTAAACCGATATCTCTTTGGTTCCAGTTTTTGATGGGTTCATAAACATCTGTAGAAATGGGAGATGCTTCAGTGAGAATCATATATACTATTTATATGTATAGTAAAAATATGTAAAGTGTAATTTGTCAGTAAGTTTCCTTTTTCACTTACTGGAAAAAGTAAGTCACTCACCTTTTTCACCGGAGGATCGAAGCTAGGCAGGTGGTTCATTTTGATTTGGAAGGTACTTGCGGACTCTCCGGAAACGAAACGGGTGGGGAGAATTTCTAAAAAGATTAAGACTGGAAAACTTTTCCGGCCGGAGATTGCCTCCGGTCGCAGAGTTTCAATTGGAAAAATAAATTCATCGAATGAATTTCTAAGACCTACCGACAGATCAGAAATTAAAATTTATAGAGGAGGAACTTCTTGTACGGTTTTGACTCCGGTTACAAAATAACTGGTTTCGGCAAAACAACTAAAAGGAACTCCAACATGTTCTTCATATTCCAGAACGACTCGTTTGCCAATGGAACCATTGAGTTGCTCTGCAATGGCTTCATTCCGAATGCTGAAGTAGAATTTTTCTGTCATTGTACCAGGCATTGTGACAAGGGCCATTTCTCCTTCCCAAGTTTTGCAAATCCAACCCTTTTTAGAAAGCTTTTGGATGTAGCCCGCACGATCACCCTGCGAGTAACTCCACTGGAGAGTGAGCCAAGTATAACCCGCAAATAGAATGGCGAGGAGGATGAGAAAAAAACTGAAACGAATTAAAAATTTACCCATAAGTTAATCCAGAATTTTGGAAAAAAAATCGAAAGTTTCAAGACAATATTTTGGACGAACTTCGACAATTTTGCAAATAGGATGGAAATCTTTTGCGCCAGGGATACGGAGGGCTTGGTCTTTTGGAGGAGACCGACAAAAGACGGGAGCGAAAAGCGAACCCCGGAGTAGCCCGGTCGATTCGGTGGGAGTTTAATCCACTAACAGAGTGGAGGCGCCCACATAGAAAGGAAATGAATGTAAGTCAAAGTATGAACTTTTTTAGAAAATATTTTTTTGAGGTGTGAATTGGGATGGCAAGTTTTGGCTCCTCGTGGTAAAGGAGAACCATTGGGTGGCGGGTCTAGTTCCCCACCCTCAGATCGGGCGGGGATACTATATTCGAAAAAAAACCATCCCGCCAAACTCCCGAAACATCCTTTTGCGGATGTTTCTATTCGAAATAACCTTTCAGGCCGGCCTCAAATTCTGTTTCTAACGATTTGGAAGTCCATTCCCATTGGAATCCATTTCCTTTGACAGAAAGAGAAGATTTGGAATTGGATTTCCCTAGAGTTGTAAAACCAAGTCCTGCTTTGGTGTATTTTTCTTTGACTTTTTCTTCGTCTTTGGACAGAAAACTAATGACAAAGGAAGCTCCTGTTTCACCAAAACAAAGTTCGTCGAGACGAGGGAAACTTTTTTGTAATCCTTCTAAGTTGACTTCGAGTCCTTTGGTTCCTGAAATTACGATTTTTGCAAGTGCCACAAGAAGGCCACCGAGTGACAGGTCTTTGGCGGAGGTGAGAAGTCCTTCTTTACGGCAAGAGATGAGTGTGTCAATGGCCGCTTTTTCTTTTGTGAGAGAAATGGTTGGAATTTTCCCTGTGTCAAGTCCATGGAAACGGTAAAGGTATTCTGAAGCCGAGATAGTGGGTTGGAATTCTCCCACAAGGGCATACACTACATCTTCTTTCGTGCGAGGGTAGGTATGAAGTCCTTTTGCTACATCATCAATCACGCCCACCATACCAATGGTAGGTGTTGGGAAAACTGGGCCTTCTGGGGATTCATTGTAGAAAGATACGTTTCCGCCAGTCACGGGAAGTCCAAGGAATCGACAAGCATCTCCAAGTCCTCTTACACATTCACTAAAGATATAGTAGTTTTCTGGGATGTAAGGGTTTCCAAAGTTTAGGTTGTTTGTGACTCCGTAAGGTTCCGCACCTGTCGCGGCAACGTTTCTTGCCGATTCACAAACGGCAATTTGAGCCCCTTCGTATGGGTTAAGATACGTATAACGAGAGTTACAGTCTGTGGCGACAGCGATCCCTTTTTTGGTTCCCGGAATGCGCACAAGCCCGCCGTCTTCTCCAGGTTCAACTACTTTTACAAGACCCACTTCTGTATCATACTGTTCATAGAGGGGACGTCTGGAGCTGATATTTAAAGAAGAGAGAAGAGTATTTAACGTTTGGGAAACTGTGTCTTTTGACAAATCATTGATTTTGTTAGGATCAAACTTTGTCACCTCATCGAGGTAAGCTGGTCTTTTTTCTTCTCTCACATACCTTGGAGCACCACCACCCAGTACGAGTGAGTCTGCTGGAATTTCTGCTTTGAGTTTTCCATCTTTTCGGATGCGAAGGATTCCATCACCAGTGACTGTTCCAATCTCTACAGCATTCAGGCCCCATTTGTGAAAGATAGAAACCAGTTCTTCTTCCTTTCCTGTTTCCGGAATGACGAGCATTCGTTCTTGGGATTCGGAAAGCATGATTTCGTAGGCGTTCATATCCGACTCACGTAGAGGAACTTTGTCTAAGTCCACATCCATTCCGGTTTTTCCTTTGGCACTCATCTCCGATGTGGCACAAGAAATTCCGGCCGCACCCATATCTTGGATTCCCACAAGGAGATTTTTTTGGATGGCTTCGAGGGATGCTTCCATCAGAAGTTTTTCCATAAAGGGATCGCCCACTTGGACGGCGGATCTTTTTTCTTCGGATTCTTTGGTGAGGTCTTTGGAAGCGAAACTGGCACCGTGGATTCCGTCTCTTCCTGTTGTGGCACCTACGATGTACACTTTGAATCCTACTTTTCCTTTGGTAGAAGCAGAAGCCATTTGGTCGTGACGAGCAATTCCTACTGTCATTGCATTGACGAGTGGATTTTTGGTAAACGTGGGATGGATGAATAATTCTCCACCACCTACGGCAATCCCAAGAGAGTTGCCGTAATCACCAATCCCTTTGACGGCTCTTGTTAAAAGATATTTGTTACGAGCTTCTTTTGGATCACCAAACCGAAGTGAGTTGAGGGAAGTGATGGGGCGAGCCCCCATAGTAAAAATATCTCGCATGATCCCACCAACACCAGTCGCTGCACCTTGGTAAGGTTCTACAGCCGTTGGATGGTTGTGACTTTCGATTTTGAAAACAACTGCTAGACCATCACCAATGTCCATGGCCCCTGCATTTTCTTCCCCAGCTTGTGCGAGGAGTTTCTCCGACTTAGTTGGCAGTGTTTTTAATTTTAAAATTGAATTTTTATAAGAGCAGTGTTCCGACCACATGGCGGAAAAGATTCCCAGTTCTGTGGAGTTGGGCATTCTTCCTAAGATCTTTTGGATCTCTACAAATTCAGTTTCTGTAAGTCCGTGTTCTTTTGCATCTTCCAGACTAACTTTCTCTTTTTCCATACTGATTCCTTAAACGAGTTCCCTATAATTGCGATTGAAGTAGAGGAGGGGAGAACCTTCCCGAGTTACCACTGCTTCCACAAGACCGATGAGGATCCAATGGTCCCCGGCATCGATGGTTTGGTTCACTTTACAGTCGAGTGAGGCCAAGGCATCCGGTAAAACCGGGGCACCGGTAGAAAGAGTTCCTGGTTTCAGTCCTTCCAAAACAACCGCTTTGTCCAGGGAACCAGAAGCAAAATCAGCGGAAATTTGTTTTTGGTCGGAAGAAAGAATATTCACGACGAAGTTTCCGGCTTTTTCGATGGGTGTTTTGGCGCTGGAGTCTTTGGCCAAACAGAATAAAACTAACGGCGGTTCGAGGGAAACAGAAGAAAAACTAGAAACAGTGATTCCTCCTTTTTTTTCTTTTGATTCATAAGTAATCACACAAACTCCACTCGCCCAAAGCGAAAGTGAAGTTTTAAACTGGTCGATGGGTGTTGGCATAAAACCTCGTTATTGACAAATATCAATTTCTGGAAGGATTCTAAAAACTAAATTCCATTTGACCCTTTGATAATTTGCGAATGATTTAGGGGTAAGGCAATGGTATGAAAGCACTCACAAAACATAGAGAACTAATTTTTAATGACCTAAAAGAAAGAAAAGACCACCCCACAGCAAAGATGGTTTTTGAATCAGTAAGGGGAAAGGCTGACAAAATTAGTTTTGCCACCGTTTACAATTCACTTGAATATCTAGTGGAACACAAGATGGTAAACAAACTAAATATCGAATCGGATTCGGTTCGTTATGATGCCTTTTTGGATGACCACTCCCATTTGCTTTGCAGTGATTGCGGGAAAATTTTGGATGTCCCTCCTTTGAAGCTCAGTGCGGATACAGACTGGCAAGGATTAGGGTTTCAGGTGAAACACGTCGATATCGTGGTTTCTGGCATCTGTTCTTCCTGCCACTCCTAGTAATTTTTTCTGGATAGGGAGGTTCCCTATCCCATGATTGTCCTATGGGCATCATTCATTCACTTTCGGCGGACCTTATCAACCAAATTGCCGCCGGAGAGGTGATTGAATCTACCCATTCGATTCTCAAAGAACTCATCGAAAATTCCATCGATGCCGGTGCCACAAAGATCGAAATTGCTACCGATTCCGCTGGGTTCGGTCGTATCCTTGTCTCAGACAATGGGCATGGAATCCAAAAAGAGGATTTGCCTCTTGCCATCAAACGTTACGCCACTTCCAAAATCCAAGATTTCCATGACTTAGAACATCTCTTTACCTTTGGGTTTCGGGGAGAGGCTCTTGCTTCCATTGCATCTGTTTCTCGGATGGTTTTGGAATCAGGGACAGATGGAAATCGCACGGCCTACCGCGTGACAGTGGAAGAAGGAAAAATCGTAAAAGAAGAAGAGATTCCTTTTTTCCTAGGAACCAAAATTGAAATCAAAGATTTGTTTTATAATACGCCCGTTAGGCGAAAGTTCTTAAAAACCGAAACGGGAGAAGAGAAAAAAAATAGGGCACGAGTACAAACCATGGCAGTCTCCGAACCAAAGATCGGATTTCGGTATTTGCAGAATGGAAAGGAAGTTTTGAATGTAGTTCCCGAAGACGGCCTCGAACGTGTGTTATCGGTTTATGGTGAAAATTTACGGGATCATCTTTTGCCAGTGAATTCCAGCCGGAATGGAATGACCCTTCGGGGTTGGATCTCTCATCCTGATTTTTATAAATCTTCTCGTGCGGGACAGTTTTTCTTTGTGAACAACCGTTCGGTGGAATTAAAGTTTTCGGCACAAATTCTCAAACGTTGTTATGGGGAACTCCTTCCCAGTGGTGCCTTTCCTTATGCGTATCTTTTTTTTGATCTTCCTCGTGAGTTTGTGGATGTGAATGTTCATCCACAAAAAAAAGAGGTTCGGTTTTTATCAGAAGAAACCATCACAGGAATTCTTTTCCAAGGGATCACAGAAGTTTTAAGAACCTCCACCCCTGTGGAATTTTTAGAAATGCGACGTAGACTTTCCATGCCCATTCCCTATGAAAATCGTGGGGGCGAGGGTGGTTTTGGTACTGGGTATGGAGGAGGTTCTGGGTTTGGTGGCCCAGGATTTGGACGGGGGATGTTCGGAAACCTGCAAACCGAAGGGGAAACACTCATTGGACCAAGTTCCATTGAAGGAAGACAAGGATTTTCCCTGGAAGGTATTGGTGCAGGAACCAACTTACATTTATTAGGTGAAAATCTCACCAAACACAATTTGTTTGTTCCAAAAAAACATTATGGGGTTTTGTTTGAAACCTTTATCTTGGCGGAGGCCGAGGATGGACTCTATATCATCGACCAACATACTGCTCATGAAAGGATTCGTTACGAAGAAGTTTTACGAGACCTAAAGTCCAAAGCGTATAAGTCGCAAAGTCTACTCACACCCATTCGGTTGGAACTCACAAAAGAAGAAGCTGAAGAGATGTTAGAAGAACGAACTCGGTTTTTGGAACTGGGAATCACCCTCGAACCATTTTCGGGAGGAACCATTCTTATCCGCGAAGTGCCGTCTTATATTGATCCAGGCAAAGAAATAGAAACCATTTTGGATTTATGGGAAAGGTTCAAACAAAAAGACCCAGAAGACAAAGAACTCTATGATGAAATGGCAAAATGTGTGGCCTGTCGTTCTGCCATCAAAAAGGGAGACCAAGTTTCTGACGCAATCATCGGGGAACTTTTGCAAAGATTATCTTACTGCGAGAATCCATCTCTTTGCCCTCACGGGAGGCCGACTCTCATCAAACTCACAAGAAAAGATCTAGAAACTATGTTTCATAGGATCTAGACCTAAAGGAAAGAACCGAAAAACATTGATAGAATTCTCGGATTCGAAATTCTAGGCCTCATGCCACGCCCCCTAGAAGGCAAAAATATGACCCTGCGGGAGAAGGAAAAAATCCTCCTCCAAAAGATCAAAGCAGGGGATCCGACTGCCTACATGACCTTAGTGTCCCCTTTCCGAGAAAGATTGTTCCGCAAAGCTGTTTCCATGGTAAAAGATGGAGACGATGCGGAGGATATCGTCCAAGACGCCCTGATTTCCGGTTATAAATCCATCCAAAACTTCCGTGCAGAGGCTGGGGTTTACACCTGGCTCTACCGCATTGTGGTGAATAAGTCCAAGGATTTGCTCGCCAAGAAGAAACGAGGTCGAGAAAAACCCATGGATGACTCGGGAGATAACCAATTTGTGGATTCTCGTGTCGGATATGAAAAAAAATTGGAACTTTCTGAAGAGTCTCGTTATCTAATGGATAAGATTGCACTCTTAGAAGATTCCTACAAACAAGTTTTGGAGCTTCGTTATTTCGAAAATCTTTCGTATAATGAAATTGCTGAGATCATGGAATGTAACGTAGGTACAGTTAAGAGTCGTCTCTTCAAGGCGAAGGAGTTTTTGAAGCACCTCATCCAG
This genomic stretch from Leptospira meyeri harbors:
- a CDS encoding DNA polymerase domain-containing protein, with the protein product METFKGYLFDIYHSEQKIYLWLRSLEGELRLFSDEFFPTIYIHAPKNILQKLVKRFYELNALAEIPTFTEKRLFYENKTVSVLKLVISKPQLLPKITNKLFNLYGKYDIYHSDIEITTGYMVEKDIYPLAYLEISYETKHNQNQIRNIQCLSDIHDLDYEIPNFRTVSLYLERSQRISFQHNTLIVETDSDQYKIPTDNSTNLIHKLNQLFKKYDPDIVLTSYGDQILFPYLFKASQENHIPTEFDRDKTSTIRRSIQTQGTSFNTYGTIVFRAPSYPLFGRWHIDSKNGFVYKEADLMGIIELARISRLPIQKMARASTGKALTYIEVDVALRMNYLVPWQKSALEAPKTALDLLNADKGGLVFQADIQNGFVLENVAQLDFSQMYPKVMVTHNISPETINCLCCKDDSKTEIVPSLGYRVCNKRRGVVSEALAHVIERRAHYKKQCKEPSQTNKHYIEQKQSSLKWMLVTSFGYLGYRNAKFGKLESHEAVTAFGREKLILAKEIAEEYGYNLVHAITDCIFIQKKDKSPISESHLLEICKTIKIKTKITMDIEGIFSWLSFPPSTQNEKMPVANRYMGRFTDGNFKGRGIALRRKDYPYYIKTAQQEMIRWMCQFKTIADMQSREDEILEIFKKYDAPLSKGDVYWKDLLILRSTSHDPGDYSVDAPSAVAVKDLLEMGIHVQAGEKIRYLVVNKKSEQKGERYKTEERIESKNSQNLLIYDKTYYRKRLLASFKEIWTGISSFQNFNDLISDEQPLPFKF
- the purL gene encoding phosphoribosylformylglycinamidine synthase subunit PurL; its protein translation is MEKEKVSLEDAKEHGLTETEFVEIQKILGRMPNSTELGIFSAMWSEHCSYKNSILKLKTLPTKSEKLLAQAGEENAGAMDIGDGLAVVFKIESHNHPTAVEPYQGAATGVGGIMRDIFTMGARPITSLNSLRFGDPKEARNKYLLTRAVKGIGDYGNSLGIAVGGGELFIHPTFTKNPLVNAMTVGIARHDQMASASTKGKVGFKVYIVGATTGRDGIHGASFASKDLTKESEEKRSAVQVGDPFMEKLLMEASLEAIQKNLLVGIQDMGAAGISCATSEMSAKGKTGMDVDLDKVPLRESDMNAYEIMLSESQERMLVIPETGKEEELVSIFHKWGLNAVEIGTVTGDGILRIRKDGKLKAEIPADSLVLGGGAPRYVREEKRPAYLDEVTKFDPNKINDLSKDTVSQTLNTLLSSLNISSRRPLYEQYDTEVGLVKVVEPGEDGGLVRIPGTKKGIAVATDCNSRYTYLNPYEGAQIAVCESARNVAATGAEPYGVTNNLNFGNPYIPENYYIFSECVRGLGDACRFLGLPVTGGNVSFYNESPEGPVFPTPTIGMVGVIDDVAKGLHTYPRTKEDVVYALVGEFQPTISASEYLYRFHGLDTGKIPTISLTKEKAAIDTLISCRKEGLLTSAKDLSLGGLLVALAKIVISGTKGLEVNLEGLQKSFPRLDELCFGETGASFVISFLSKDEEKVKEKYTKAGLGFTTLGKSNSKSSLSVKGNGFQWEWTSKSLETEFEAGLKGYFE
- a CDS encoding flavin reductase family protein, with translation MPTPIDQFKTSLSLWASGVCVITYESKEKKGGITVSSFSSVSLEPPLVLFCLAKDSSAKTPIEKAGNFVVNILSSDQKQISADFASGSLDKAVVLEGLKPGTLSTGAPVLPDALASLDCKVNQTIDAGDHWILIGLVEAVVTREGSPLLYFNRNYRELV
- a CDS encoding Fur family transcriptional regulator; the encoded protein is MKALTKHRELIFNDLKERKDHPTAKMVFESVRGKADKISFATVYNSLEYLVEHKMVNKLNIESDSVRYDAFLDDHSHLLCSDCGKILDVPPLKLSADTDWQGLGFQVKHVDIVVSGICSSCHS
- the mutL gene encoding DNA mismatch repair endonuclease MutL, whose product is MGIIHSLSADLINQIAAGEVIESTHSILKELIENSIDAGATKIEIATDSAGFGRILVSDNGHGIQKEDLPLAIKRYATSKIQDFHDLEHLFTFGFRGEALASIASVSRMVLESGTDGNRTAYRVTVEEGKIVKEEEIPFFLGTKIEIKDLFYNTPVRRKFLKTETGEEKKNRARVQTMAVSEPKIGFRYLQNGKEVLNVVPEDGLERVLSVYGENLRDHLLPVNSSRNGMTLRGWISHPDFYKSSRAGQFFFVNNRSVELKFSAQILKRCYGELLPSGAFPYAYLFFDLPREFVDVNVHPQKKEVRFLSEETITGILFQGITEVLRTSTPVEFLEMRRRLSMPIPYENRGGEGGFGTGYGGGSGFGGPGFGRGMFGNLQTEGETLIGPSSIEGRQGFSLEGIGAGTNLHLLGENLTKHNLFVPKKHYGVLFETFILAEAEDGLYIIDQHTAHERIRYEEVLRDLKSKAYKSQSLLTPIRLELTKEEAEEMLEERTRFLELGITLEPFSGGTILIREVPSYIDPGKEIETILDLWERFKQKDPEDKELYDEMAKCVACRSAIKKGDQVSDAIIGELLQRLSYCENPSLCPHGRPTLIKLTRKDLETMFHRI
- a CDS encoding RNA polymerase sigma factor, whose translation is MPRPLEGKNMTLREKEKILLQKIKAGDPTAYMTLVSPFRERLFRKAVSMVKDGDDAEDIVQDALISGYKSIQNFRAEAGVYTWLYRIVVNKSKDLLAKKKRGREKPMDDSGDNQFVDSRVGYEKKLELSEESRYLMDKIALLEDSYKQVLELRYFENLSYNEIAEIMECNVGTVKSRLFKAKEFLKHLIQKDEKGEGFFEK